From a single Arachnia propionica genomic region:
- a CDS encoding DEDD exonuclease domain-containing protein, translated as MTSPHAPESLQPSFEDLGRHLRATTFCVVDLETTGAGPESEITEIGAVKVCGGEPLGEFQTLVRPSGPIPAMIQVLTGITDAMVAAAPSPTDVVPEFMRFADGCVLVAHNAPFDVGFLKRICRHLGIRWPNPVVVDTVALARRVLPKGEVRNCKLGTLAAHFHATTRPDHRALSDAHATVDVLHALLERTGRLGIDTVEDLRALLSPVSSERRAKRVWAKQLPEAPGIYWFEHESRDSSGTPHTEVLYVGTSRNLRKRVASYFSASEQRARIHEMVQVATGVRGIECATDLEAQVRELRMIAARSPRYNRRSKNQHRLWWLKLTGGSLPRLVATRTPSPDDLFWGPFPGLTAARESSRVFRDTFGMLERRHHRSVRESWAVPAPEGYETSVERLRNTWLGDVRDLLASASPRLAELVAQERFEEAGELTDRLLAAHQTSRRFHRVRSLAGCPELVAAAPEHDEWAVHVIRFGKLAGAARACTAQVPEIAETTRDLSETIQEAPGGLPAGSFEEAERIADWLESPGVRFLDTVGDWAWPAHCALDQERVTELITTGTVGRSR; from the coding sequence ATGACCTCCCCCCACGCTCCAGAGTCGCTCCAGCCCAGCTTCGAGGATCTGGGACGCCACCTGCGCGCAACCACCTTCTGCGTCGTGGACCTGGAGACCACGGGCGCTGGCCCCGAGTCGGAGATCACCGAGATCGGAGCGGTCAAGGTGTGCGGCGGCGAACCGCTCGGCGAGTTCCAGACCCTGGTGCGCCCCTCGGGCCCCATTCCGGCAATGATCCAGGTACTCACAGGGATCACGGACGCCATGGTGGCCGCGGCCCCCTCCCCCACGGACGTGGTCCCGGAGTTCATGCGGTTCGCCGACGGATGCGTGTTGGTTGCCCACAACGCCCCGTTCGACGTCGGTTTCCTCAAACGTATCTGCAGGCACCTCGGCATCCGGTGGCCCAATCCCGTCGTGGTGGACACAGTGGCCCTGGCCCGGCGGGTGCTGCCCAAAGGGGAGGTGCGCAACTGCAAGCTGGGAACCCTCGCCGCCCATTTCCACGCCACCACCCGACCCGACCATCGTGCCCTGAGTGATGCGCACGCCACCGTCGACGTGCTGCACGCCCTTCTGGAGCGAACCGGGCGACTCGGCATCGACACCGTCGAAGACCTGCGAGCGCTGCTCTCCCCCGTCTCCTCGGAGCGCCGCGCCAAGAGGGTCTGGGCCAAGCAGCTACCGGAGGCCCCGGGAATCTACTGGTTCGAGCACGAAAGCCGGGACTCAAGCGGGACTCCGCACACGGAGGTGCTCTACGTCGGCACGTCACGTAACCTGCGCAAAAGGGTCGCCTCCTACTTCTCCGCCTCGGAACAGCGCGCTCGGATCCACGAGATGGTGCAGGTGGCCACCGGAGTCAGGGGAATCGAGTGCGCCACGGACTTGGAGGCACAGGTGCGGGAGCTGCGGATGATCGCCGCCCGCTCCCCACGGTACAACCGGCGTTCCAAAAACCAGCACCGCCTGTGGTGGCTGAAACTCACCGGCGGTTCCCTTCCCCGGCTGGTCGCCACGAGAACCCCGTCCCCGGATGATCTGTTCTGGGGGCCTTTCCCAGGCCTGACCGCTGCCCGGGAATCGTCACGTGTGTTCCGTGACACCTTCGGAATGTTGGAACGCAGACACCACCGCTCAGTGCGCGAATCGTGGGCTGTTCCGGCGCCGGAGGGATACGAAACGTCGGTGGAGCGCCTGCGCAACACCTGGCTCGGTGATGTCAGGGACTTGCTGGCCTCGGCCTCCCCCCGATTGGCAGAGCTGGTGGCGCAGGAACGTTTCGAGGAGGCCGGGGAGCTCACTGATCGCCTTCTCGCCGCCCACCAGACCTCCAGACGTTTCCACCGGGTGCGGTCCCTGGCCGGTTGCCCCGAATTGGTGGCGGCCGCCCCGGAGCACGACGAGTGGGCCGTTCACGTGATCCGCTTCGGGAAACTCGCCGGGGCAGCCCGGGCCTGCACCGCACAGGTCCCGGAGATCGCCGAGACCACCCGCGACCTGTCCGAGACGATACAAGAAGCTCCCGGCGGGCTTCCCGCCGGGAGCTTCGAGGAGGCTGAACGCATCGCGGACTGGCTGGAGTCGCCCGGGGTCAGGTTCTTGGACACCGTCGGCGACTGGGCCTGGCCCGCGCACTGTGCGCTAGATCAGGAAAGGGTCACCGAGTTGATCACCACAGGGACGGTGGGACGGTCCCGGTGA
- a CDS encoding peptidylprolyl isomerase — protein MSTATLHTTKGDIVIELFDDAAPTTVANFVGLAGGTKEYRDPTTGESKTGKFYDGLGFHRVINGFMIQGGCPLGTGTGGPGYRFADEFHPELSFNRPYLLAMANAGPGTNGSQFFITVAPTPHLNRRHTIFGEVKDPASQAVVDAIATTETDHRDRPTVPVVINSVTLS, from the coding sequence ATGAGCACTGCTACTCTCCACACCACCAAGGGAGACATCGTCATTGAGCTCTTCGATGACGCGGCCCCCACCACGGTGGCGAACTTCGTTGGACTCGCGGGTGGGACCAAGGAATACCGCGACCCCACCACGGGCGAGAGCAAGACTGGAAAGTTCTATGACGGTCTCGGCTTCCATCGCGTCATCAACGGGTTCATGATCCAGGGCGGTTGTCCGCTGGGCACCGGAACTGGCGGGCCCGGGTACCGTTTCGCCGACGAATTCCACCCAGAACTTTCCTTCAACCGCCCTTACCTGCTGGCCATGGCCAACGCCGGGCCCGGCACCAACGGTTCGCAGTTTTTCATCACGGTGGCTCCCACCCCTCACCTCAACCGCCGCCACACCATCTTCGGCGAGGTCAAGGACCCTGCCAGCCAGGCCGTCGTGGATGCCATCGCCACCACGGAAACCGATCACCGGGACCGTCCCACCGTCCCTGTGGTGATCAACTCGGTGACCCTTTCCTGA
- a CDS encoding C40 family peptidase — protein MKLFRTGLVGLLVAASVVFVPTASADPDAVAAAKDKLDRIHEEAAQLDAQLIEAITRAEESESKLEVLKQDLSAQEVRVSQLGTNLGDLAMMQLNGGGLGGGVDITGQLLGSTDDTTFLSGLSTIQNETDRSVADLQTLQVEQARLDTLRGEQETIDASLKADRAAKEKLSKEYEAKEAEAQQVYDRLSAEEQERLKKLEEQRQQEEAAREQAARESASPNPAPSTGAGDKSDPPATSSGGGSGRAQQAISYALAQVGKGYVMGTAGPSTFDCSGLMYAAYKQVGISLPRTSQTQISAGTSVSKGDLQPGDLVFYYSGITHVGMYIGNGQIVHAANPRSGVVTASVNSMPFAGARRVA, from the coding sequence GTGAAGTTGTTCCGCACAGGTTTGGTTGGCCTTCTCGTCGCAGCCAGTGTCGTTTTCGTGCCCACGGCATCCGCCGACCCCGATGCCGTCGCAGCCGCGAAGGACAAGTTGGACCGCATTCACGAGGAAGCCGCACAGCTGGATGCTCAGCTCATTGAGGCGATCACCCGTGCCGAGGAGTCGGAGAGCAAGCTCGAGGTCCTCAAACAGGATCTGTCCGCCCAGGAGGTGAGGGTTTCCCAGCTGGGAACCAACCTCGGCGACCTGGCGATGATGCAGCTCAACGGCGGCGGTCTCGGTGGTGGCGTGGACATCACCGGTCAGCTGCTCGGAAGCACCGATGACACCACCTTCCTGTCCGGGCTGAGCACCATCCAGAATGAGACCGACCGGAGCGTGGCCGATCTGCAGACCCTGCAGGTGGAGCAGGCTCGGTTGGATACGCTCCGCGGTGAGCAGGAAACCATCGACGCGTCGCTCAAGGCGGACCGAGCAGCCAAGGAGAAGCTCTCCAAGGAGTACGAGGCCAAGGAGGCGGAGGCCCAGCAGGTGTACGACCGCCTGAGCGCGGAGGAGCAGGAGCGTCTCAAGAAGCTGGAGGAACAGCGCCAGCAGGAGGAGGCCGCACGGGAGCAGGCAGCCCGCGAGAGCGCCAGCCCCAACCCCGCTCCGTCCACCGGAGCGGGCGACAAGTCCGATCCTCCCGCCACCTCCTCGGGAGGCGGTTCTGGACGTGCCCAGCAGGCCATCAGCTACGCCCTCGCTCAAGTCGGCAAGGGCTACGTCATGGGCACTGCCGGACCATCGACCTTCGACTGCTCCGGGCTGATGTACGCCGCCTACAAGCAGGTCGGCATCTCCCTGCCACGCACATCCCAGACCCAGATCTCGGCGGGCACCTCCGTTTCCAAGGGGGATCTGCAACCCGGAGACCTGGTCTTCTACTACAGCGGCATCACGCATGTCGGCATGTACATCGGCAATGGCCAGATCGTGCACGCTGCCAATCCGCGCAGCGGCGTGGTGACCGCTTCGGTGAATTCCATGCCCTTCGCAGGAGCGCGGCGCGTGGCCTGA